The following proteins are co-located in the Sporolactobacillus pectinivorans genome:
- a CDS encoding DeoR family transcriptional regulator — protein sequence MSPSTDRMLNRVKSVYLFIRRQGPVTTKELVEEFDMTQRTMQRDLNILTYNHLVRSPRRGQWTVTEKKVKVS from the coding sequence TTGAGTCCTTCAACTGATCGTATGCTAAATCGCGTTAAGTCTGTTTACTTATTTATCCGCAGACAAGGTCCTGTCACGACGAAAGAGCTGGTTGAAGAATTTGACATGACACAGAGAACCATGCAAAGAGACTTGAATATTCTAACGTATAACCATTTGGTCAGGAGTCCTAGAAGAGGCCAATGGACGGTAACAGAAAAAAAAGTAAAGGTATCGTGA